The Nitriliruptor alkaliphilus DSM 45188 genome includes a region encoding these proteins:
- a CDS encoding sensor histidine kinase, protein MNGDVGRRVRSGWRTTALGALVMLAAAAAAAAVIGAVWAGMSWQDLVASYLVTNLAIAVGFASCGTVVAAYRPSNPVGWLMLAAGLAQGTTAAVTPLLVAGGERGWSAAAMAALALAYAYGWPWSIGLALPLALLLFPDGNLPGRRWWWAVAWLLVVGCAFVVMMGSEPGNVVLGDGTVVPHPLSLAAHDRLAPLWAGVGLAMLGSYATAFAALVVRYRRGDETRRRQLLWLLFGTAAAIVVPLPTTQFGAGPILLILAICLVPASIAVAIVRHNLLDIRLVVSRAAQWGALSVGVIAVYIGLVAVFGQLLSQRVSAVAAALAVAFAFNPARLVAQRLVDRLFYGHAHDPVRAIAQVEGHLGRSHDLAGLLEAIRDALRVPFVQLRTDELLLMSGEKPGDVHTIPLVSAQNQVGELTIGLRTGEHRLQDRDRRLLDLLAGPLAVAVHATELTARLQRSQERLIEAREDERQRLRRDLHDGLGPQLTGVTFKADAARNLLTTDPQRAERLLGEVQADVRTAITDIRRLIYALRPSALDELGLVGALEQRVHDLGAGAGHGGPKIRLEAPARLPALPLGVELAAYRIAVEALTNAARHARARQVVIAVRVDGDLHLEIVDDGPGRDGCWRPGVGLSAMYERVAELGGSLTAGPGREGGRVIATIPVGQP, encoded by the coding sequence GTGAACGGTGACGTGGGCCGGCGAGTCCGGTCGGGTTGGCGCACCACGGCTCTCGGGGCGCTGGTGATGCTGGCTGCTGCGGCCGCCGCGGCCGCGGTCATCGGCGCCGTCTGGGCCGGGATGTCGTGGCAGGACCTGGTGGCGTCCTACCTCGTGACCAACCTCGCCATCGCGGTTGGCTTCGCCTCGTGCGGCACGGTGGTGGCTGCGTACCGGCCGAGTAACCCCGTCGGGTGGTTGATGTTGGCGGCCGGTCTGGCGCAGGGCACGACCGCAGCGGTCACCCCGCTGCTGGTGGCGGGCGGGGAGCGGGGGTGGTCCGCGGCGGCGATGGCGGCACTGGCTCTGGCCTACGCCTACGGCTGGCCCTGGTCGATCGGGCTCGCCCTGCCTCTCGCGCTGCTGCTGTTCCCCGACGGGAACCTGCCAGGGCGGAGGTGGTGGTGGGCCGTCGCGTGGCTGCTGGTCGTGGGGTGCGCCTTCGTGGTGATGATGGGTTCGGAGCCTGGCAACGTCGTGCTGGGCGACGGCACGGTGGTTCCGCATCCGCTGTCGCTGGCTGCCCACGACCGGCTCGCACCACTGTGGGCGGGCGTCGGACTGGCGATGCTCGGTTCGTATGCCACCGCCTTCGCGGCGCTCGTGGTCCGCTACCGGCGCGGGGACGAGACGCGACGGCGACAGCTGCTGTGGCTGCTGTTCGGCACCGCGGCGGCGATCGTCGTGCCCCTGCCCACCACCCAGTTCGGTGCCGGACCGATCCTGCTGATCCTGGCGATCTGCCTGGTACCCGCGTCGATCGCGGTGGCGATCGTGCGACACAACCTGCTCGACATCCGCCTCGTGGTTTCCCGTGCCGCCCAATGGGGGGCGCTGAGCGTCGGCGTGATCGCCGTGTACATCGGGCTCGTGGCGGTCTTCGGGCAGCTGCTGAGCCAGCGCGTCAGCGCAGTCGCCGCCGCGCTCGCGGTCGCCTTCGCGTTCAACCCGGCCCGGCTCGTGGCACAGCGGCTGGTCGACCGGCTGTTCTACGGCCACGCCCACGATCCAGTACGAGCGATCGCCCAGGTCGAGGGTCACCTGGGCCGGAGCCACGACCTGGCCGGGCTACTCGAGGCGATCCGTGACGCCCTGCGGGTCCCGTTCGTGCAGCTTCGCACCGACGAGCTCCTCCTGATGTCGGGCGAGAAGCCCGGTGACGTGCACACGATCCCATTGGTGTCCGCCCAGAACCAGGTGGGCGAGCTCACGATCGGGCTGCGCACAGGCGAACACCGGCTGCAGGACCGTGACCGCCGGCTACTGGACCTGCTCGCTGGGCCGCTGGCCGTGGCTGTCCACGCCACGGAACTCACCGCCCGACTGCAACGGTCACAGGAACGCCTCATCGAGGCACGCGAGGACGAGCGCCAACGGCTGCGGCGTGACCTACACGACGGTCTCGGTCCACAGCTGACCGGCGTCACCTTCAAGGCTGACGCCGCCCGGAACCTGCTCACCACCGACCCGCAGCGTGCGGAGAGGCTGCTGGGCGAGGTGCAGGCCGATGTCCGGACGGCCATCACCGACATCCGCCGTCTCATCTATGCGCTGCGCCCTTCGGCCCTCGATGAGCTCGGCCTGGTCGGGGCGCTCGAGCAGCGTGTGCACGACCTGGGCGCCGGTGCAGGCCACGGCGGGCCCAAGATCCGCCTGGAGGCACCGGCCCGCCTCCCCGCACTGCCCCTCGGTGTCGAGCTCGCCGCCTACCGGATCGCGGTCGAGGCGCTCACCAACGCGGCCCGACACGCACGTGCGCGTCAGGTCGTCATCGCGGTCCGCGTCGACGGGGACCTCCACCTCGAGATCGTCGACGATGGCCCCGGCAGGGACGGTTGTTGGCGGCCGGGGGTCGGCCTCTCCGCGATGTACGAGCGGGTCGCCGAGCTGGGCGGCTCGCTGACGGCTGGCCCCGGCAGGGAGGGTGGACGTGTCATCGCCACCATCCCGGTGGGGCAACCGTGA
- a CDS encoding response regulator, translating to MNLPVRVLIVDDHPVVRDGLRALLGSTTDFEVVGEAAGGLAAIREARTHRPDVVIMDVHLPDLDGVEATRRLRRVVPESAVLVLSMLEDDDTVFAAMRAGACGYLVKGASQGDIEHAIQAVAAGGAFLGPQVARRILGLLTDPRRDEPPFPELTPREFEVLDLIATGLSNPQIATRLYISGKTVSNHVSNIFAKLQLPDRATAIVRAREAGLGHG from the coding sequence GTGAACCTCCCGGTGCGCGTCCTGATCGTCGACGACCACCCCGTGGTCCGCGACGGGCTGCGGGCGCTCCTCGGCTCCACCACCGACTTCGAGGTGGTAGGGGAGGCGGCCGGGGGCCTCGCCGCGATCCGGGAGGCCAGGACACACCGTCCCGACGTGGTGATCATGGACGTCCATCTGCCGGACCTCGACGGTGTGGAGGCGACGCGTCGCCTGCGGCGCGTCGTCCCCGAGTCGGCGGTGCTCGTCCTGAGCATGCTCGAGGACGACGACACCGTCTTCGCGGCCATGCGCGCCGGTGCCTGTGGCTACCTCGTCAAGGGCGCCTCGCAGGGGGACATCGAGCACGCCATCCAGGCCGTCGCTGCGGGTGGCGCCTTCCTAGGGCCGCAGGTGGCTCGCCGCATCCTCGGCCTGCTGACCGACCCGCGACGTGACGAGCCTCCCTTCCCGGAGCTCACGCCCCGCGAGTTCGAAGTGCTCGACCTGATCGCCACCGGCCTGTCCAACCCACAGATCGCGACACGGCTGTACATCTCCGGCAAGACGGTCAGCAATCACGTCTCCAACATCTTCGCCAAGCTGCAGCTGCCCGACCGTGCCACGGCGATCGTACGGGCGCGCGAAGCAGGACTGGGACACGGCTGA
- a CDS encoding immunoglobulin-like domain-containing protein, with amino-acid sequence MLLRVVVSLCLLAVSLGACTPEGGSGDGGVDATEQQAPPDDAQPVVVVRTPAGEAGMRLRVEPERIEPDEDVSITLDNIGELDLLTGLDYVIERWDGTTWVQVFTPEVPAVGLGLGPGQSTPEGEVPAWPGQFRREITPEPGTYRVTKTASVEGDAVTTLSVDASFEVVAHG; translated from the coding sequence GTGTTACTGCGGGTCGTGGTGTCGCTGTGCCTGCTCGCGGTGTCGCTTGGTGCCTGCACGCCCGAAGGTGGGTCGGGGGACGGCGGCGTTGACGCGACGGAGCAGCAGGCCCCGCCGGACGACGCACAGCCCGTCGTCGTCGTGCGGACACCCGCCGGTGAGGCGGGGATGCGGCTGCGCGTGGAGCCCGAACGGATCGAGCCGGACGAGGACGTCTCGATCACGCTGGACAACATCGGAGAGCTCGACCTGCTCACCGGCCTCGACTACGTCATCGAGCGCTGGGACGGCACCACGTGGGTGCAGGTCTTCACGCCGGAGGTGCCCGCCGTCGGGCTCGGCCTCGGACCGGGCCAGTCGACCCCCGAGGGTGAGGTCCCGGCTTGGCCCGGCCAGTTCCGACGGGAGATCACACCCGAACCGGGGACCTACCGGGTGACCAAGACGGCGTCGGTCGAGGGCGACGCGGTCACCACCCTGTCCGTCGATGCCTCGTTCGAGGTGGTGGCCCACGGCTGA